From the Micromonospora sediminicola genome, one window contains:
- a CDS encoding GAF and ANTAR domain-containing protein, giving the protein MTDNLGVLETAALLRELTAGLIAVADFDEALDRLVRIARDAVPGVDSCGFTALRAGEPAGVAASDPRRGELDDLRHGPDTPALTAVRRREMIIAAELTGEERWPAWCARADALGVHGVISAPVDVDEQVIGAINLYADSPGTLTPRHQLTAMLLAEHAGLLLAAVRDRERATARAGQLDGALLAEGVIGQAVGVIMTQRGCPAPEALDVLRSAASSLDIPLREVAERLVLTVSRPRDN; this is encoded by the coding sequence ATGACCGACAACCTGGGTGTGCTGGAGACCGCCGCGCTGCTGCGTGAGCTGACCGCCGGCCTGATCGCCGTCGCCGACTTCGACGAGGCGCTGGACCGCCTGGTGCGGATCGCCCGCGACGCCGTGCCCGGCGTCGACAGCTGCGGTTTCACCGCGCTGCGTGCCGGGGAGCCGGCCGGGGTGGCCGCCTCCGACCCGCGCCGGGGCGAGCTGGACGACCTGCGGCACGGCCCGGACACGCCGGCCCTGACCGCGGTGCGCCGACGCGAGATGATCATCGCGGCCGAGCTGACCGGGGAGGAGCGCTGGCCGGCCTGGTGCGCGCGGGCCGACGCGCTCGGCGTGCACGGCGTGATCTCCGCCCCGGTCGACGTCGACGAGCAGGTGATCGGCGCGATCAACCTGTACGCCGACTCGCCCGGGACGCTCACCCCCCGGCACCAGCTCACCGCGATGCTGCTCGCCGAGCACGCCGGTCTGCTGCTGGCCGCCGTGCGGGACCGGGAACGGGCCACCGCCCGGGCCGGTCAGCTCGACGGCGCGCTGCTGGCCGAGGGAGTGATCGGGCAGGCCGTCGGCGTGATCATGACGCAGCGCGGCTGCCCCGCCCCGGAGGCGCTGGACGTGCTCCGCAGCGCCGCCTCCTCGTTGGACATTCCGCTGCGTGAGGTGGCCGAGCGGCTCGTACTCACCGTCTCCCGGCCCCGCGACAACTGA